A single genomic interval of Hydractinia symbiolongicarpus strain clone_291-10 chromosome 8, HSymV2.1, whole genome shotgun sequence harbors:
- the LOC130654196 gene encoding UDP-N-acetylglucosamine transferase subunit ALG13 homolog isoform X2 — protein sequence MKMDASMERCVFITVGTTAFDDLVQTIVSEQILTTLVAKGYTKIILQTGKGLYEVNTNRSDIQIETYKFKDSIEGDLKSASLVISHAGAGSVLETLALNKPMIVVINDKLMDNHQYELAEKMFDEGFLYYCTCDTLNKTLKTKDLSMLKRMPPPNPNLFNDYMIRLMNIEQ from the coding sequence ATGAAAATGGATGCGAGCATGGAACGATGTGTATTCATTACAGTCGGTACCACTGCATTTGATGACCTTGTACAAACGATCGTTTCCGAACAGATCTTAACAACACTGGTAGCTAAAGGATACACAAAGATAATTTTGCAAACAGGTAAAGGACTCTATGAAGTAAACACTAATAGATCTGATATTCAAATCGAAACTTATAAATTTAAAGACTCCATTGAAGGTGATTTAAAAAGTGCTTCATTGGTGATAAGCCATGCAGGAGCGGGTAGTGTTCTAGAAACACTAGCTTTAAATAAACCAATGATTGTAGTGATAAACGACAAATTAATGGACAATCATCAGTACGAACTAGCCGAAAAGATGTTCGACGaaggatttttatattattgtacgTGCGATACCTTAAACAAGACGCTTAAAACGAAGGACCTGTCCATGTTAAAAAGGATGCCTCCTCCTAACCCAAATTTATTTAATGACTATATGATCAGACTAATGAATATTGAGCAGTag